A single genomic interval of Electrophorus electricus isolate fEleEle1 chromosome 4, fEleEle1.pri, whole genome shotgun sequence harbors:
- the sp100.1 gene encoding nuclear body protein SP140 isoform X3 → MRCKEKKKDGVYEILDRLEKERSDEVKVFWRCVFHDHILQKYPVLSVLRNSLMDGSYKSCVKRPDSEELTDSPQSEENTAKRQRQRSKRKKSVDEAEDDEQPGPSSSSSSSQQKSPKKLKFSSPVKRGEKVNIWTFALFKTQLPVTCGDKEATLYRDKLAKGGACLLSQGRWFTPSDFEQFAGKGSYKNWKLSIRCQNTPLQNLIKEGHLNCPRMKRKYVQKSQKQLFTQSSSESSSPTSSEEMEESVGQEELRGEQDEEEEQEEEEDDDEEEEEGGETEEGEAVDLSEFQAPSLPVSCGSVSGVLFKSRFASGTRGKSIRTEECWFTPEEFMKQELTLTDGCWKRDIKCHGKTLSDLLPKILKVHSLLCKCDLCGPTEQELLDQDNDDECFICNSDGHLVCCDECPRAFHDKCHIPTLHAKELGNKWMCTYCVLKNSQCWWRHRTMTEEQALNSPVSQYIVHCDYLLLCMYKEDTQRVFSKDPSTMVRRYREFIAEPMWLDRVKDKLHSQKYETLRHFVSDISLIFQNCNTFNRDNHLIITMGSTLNQMFEQEFKTIFNIQ, encoded by the exons ATGAGGTGtaaggagaagaaaaaggatGGTGTGTATGAGATTTTGGACaggctggagaaggagagaagtgACGAGGTGAAGGTGTTTTGGAGATGTGTATTCCACGACCACATCCTGCAGAAGTACCCAGTTCTGAGTGTTCTCAGAAACAGCCTGATGGACG GGTCTTACAAATCCTGTGTGAAACGCCCTGATTCAGAGGAGTTGACTGACTCACCTCAGAGTgaagaaaacacagcaaagaggcagagacaaagaagcaagagaaagaaaagtgttGATGAGGCTGAGGATGATGAGCAGCCCGGCccatcctcttcttcctcctccagcCAACAGAAAAGCCCCAAGAAGCTCAAATTCT cttcTCCAGttaagagaggagagaaggtgaaTATTTGGAcatttgctctttttaaaaCTCAGCTACCTGTTACCTGTGGAGATAAAGAAGCCACTCTCTATCGAGACAAGCTGGCTAAAG GGGGCGCATGCCTTCTTTCACAGGGCCGCTGGTTCACTCCGTCTGACTTTGAGCAGTTTGCAGGAAAGGGCAGCTATAAGAACTGGAAACTCAGCATCCGTTGCCAGAACACTCCACTGCAGAACCTGATTAAG GAAGGCCACCTGAACTGCCCTCGCATGAAGAGGAAGTATGTTCAGAAG AGTCAAAAACAGCTCTTCACTCAGAGCTCCTCAGAAAGCTCCAGTCCTA CATCCAGTGAAGAAATGGAGGAATCTGTTGGCCAGGAGGAGCTGAGAGGGGAGCAAGACGAGGAGGaggaacaagaagaagaagaagatgatgatgaagaagaagaagaaggaggagagacagaggagggagaggcagTGGATTTGTCTGAGTTTCAGGCTCCTTCTTTGCCAGTCAGCTGTGGGTCTGTCAGTGGGGTTTTATTCAAAAGCAGATTTGCTTCAG GTACGCGGGGTAAAAGCATCCGTACTGAGGAATGTTGGTTCACTCCAGAGGAGTTTATGAAGCAGGAATTAACTCTGACAGATGGGTGCTGGAAAAGAGATATAAAATGTCACGGCAAAACACTAAGTGACCTACTTCCG AAGATTCTGAAGGTGCATTCACTGCTGTGCAAGTGTGACCTCTGCGGTCCTACAGAGCAGGAGCTG CTGGATCAAGATAATGATGATGAGTGCTTCATCTGTAACTCTGATGGACATTTGGTGTGTTGTGACGAGTGCCCCCGAGCTTTTCATGATAAATGCCACATACCAACTCTACATGCCAAGGAACTggg CAACAAGTGGATGTGCACTTACTGTGTGCTGAAGAACAGTCAGTGTTGGTGGCGACACAGAACCATGACTGAAGAACAAGCTTTGAATAGTCCCGTTTCTCAGTACATTGTG CACTGTGACTATTtgctgttgtgtatgtataaggAGGACACACAGCGTGTGTTTAGTAAAGACCCCAGCACAATG GTGCGTAGGTACAGGGAATTCATCGCTGAGCCCATGTGGTTGGACAGAGTGAAGGACAAACTTCACAGTCAAAAATATGAAACACTGCGACACTTTGTGTCTGACATCAGTCTCATCTTCCAGAACTGTAACACCTTTAACAGG GATAATCATTTGATAATAACGATGGGATCCACACTAAACCAGATGTTTGAGCAGGAGTTCAAAACCATCTTTAATATCCAGTAG
- the sp100.1 gene encoding nuclear body protein SP140-like protein isoform X2: MSCMEQPNTFLNQLRDYDLVPEKLYKKVIRMRCKEKKKDGVYEILDRLEKERSDEVKVFWRCVFHDHILQKYPVLSVLRNSLMDGSYKSCVKRPDSEELTDSPQSEENTAKRQRQRSKRKKSVDEAEDDEQPGPSSSSSSSQQKSPKKLKFSSPVKRGEKVNIWTFALFKTQLPVTCGDKEATLYRDKLAKGGACLLSQGRWFTPSDFEQFAGKGSYKNWKLSIRCQNTPLQNLIKEGHLNCPRMKRKYVQKSQKQLFTQSSSESSSPTSSEEMEESVGQEELRGEQDEEEEQEEEEDDDEEEEEGGETEEGEAVDLSEFQAPSLPVSCGSVSGVLFKSRFASGTRGKSIRTEECWFTPEEFMKQELTLTDGCWKRDIKCHGKTLSDLLPKILKVHSLLCKCDLCGPTEQELLDQDNDDECFICNSDGHLVCCDECPRAFHDKCHIPTLHAKELGNKWMCTYCVLKNSQCWWRHRTMTEEQALNSPVSQYIVHCDYLLLCMYKEDTQRVFSKDPSTMVRRYREFIAEPMWLDRVKDKLHSQKYETLRHFVSDISLIFQNCNTFNRDNHLIITMGSTLNQMFEQEFKTIFNIQ; this comes from the exons ATGTCCTGCATGGAGCAACCGAACACGTTCCTCAACCAGCTGCGAGACTATGATTTGGTCCCAGAAAAACTATATAAG AAGGTGATAAGGATGAGGTGtaaggagaagaaaaaggatGGTGTGTATGAGATTTTGGACaggctggagaaggagagaagtgACGAGGTGAAGGTGTTTTGGAGATGTGTATTCCACGACCACATCCTGCAGAAGTACCCAGTTCTGAGTGTTCTCAGAAACAGCCTGATGGACG GGTCTTACAAATCCTGTGTGAAACGCCCTGATTCAGAGGAGTTGACTGACTCACCTCAGAGTgaagaaaacacagcaaagaggcagagacaaagaagcaagagaaagaaaagtgttGATGAGGCTGAGGATGATGAGCAGCCCGGCccatcctcttcttcctcctccagcCAACAGAAAAGCCCCAAGAAGCTCAAATTCT cttcTCCAGttaagagaggagagaaggtgaaTATTTGGAcatttgctctttttaaaaCTCAGCTACCTGTTACCTGTGGAGATAAAGAAGCCACTCTCTATCGAGACAAGCTGGCTAAAG GGGGCGCATGCCTTCTTTCACAGGGCCGCTGGTTCACTCCGTCTGACTTTGAGCAGTTTGCAGGAAAGGGCAGCTATAAGAACTGGAAACTCAGCATCCGTTGCCAGAACACTCCACTGCAGAACCTGATTAAG GAAGGCCACCTGAACTGCCCTCGCATGAAGAGGAAGTATGTTCAGAAG AGTCAAAAACAGCTCTTCACTCAGAGCTCCTCAGAAAGCTCCAGTCCTA CATCCAGTGAAGAAATGGAGGAATCTGTTGGCCAGGAGGAGCTGAGAGGGGAGCAAGACGAGGAGGaggaacaagaagaagaagaagatgatgatgaagaagaagaagaaggaggagagacagaggagggagaggcagTGGATTTGTCTGAGTTTCAGGCTCCTTCTTTGCCAGTCAGCTGTGGGTCTGTCAGTGGGGTTTTATTCAAAAGCAGATTTGCTTCAG GTACGCGGGGTAAAAGCATCCGTACTGAGGAATGTTGGTTCACTCCAGAGGAGTTTATGAAGCAGGAATTAACTCTGACAGATGGGTGCTGGAAAAGAGATATAAAATGTCACGGCAAAACACTAAGTGACCTACTTCCG AAGATTCTGAAGGTGCATTCACTGCTGTGCAAGTGTGACCTCTGCGGTCCTACAGAGCAGGAGCTG CTGGATCAAGATAATGATGATGAGTGCTTCATCTGTAACTCTGATGGACATTTGGTGTGTTGTGACGAGTGCCCCCGAGCTTTTCATGATAAATGCCACATACCAACTCTACATGCCAAGGAACTggg CAACAAGTGGATGTGCACTTACTGTGTGCTGAAGAACAGTCAGTGTTGGTGGCGACACAGAACCATGACTGAAGAACAAGCTTTGAATAGTCCCGTTTCTCAGTACATTGTG CACTGTGACTATTtgctgttgtgtatgtataaggAGGACACACAGCGTGTGTTTAGTAAAGACCCCAGCACAATG GTGCGTAGGTACAGGGAATTCATCGCTGAGCCCATGTGGTTGGACAGAGTGAAGGACAAACTTCACAGTCAAAAATATGAAACACTGCGACACTTTGTGTCTGACATCAGTCTCATCTTCCAGAACTGTAACACCTTTAACAGG GATAATCATTTGATAATAACGATGGGATCCACACTAAACCAGATGTTTGAGCAGGAGTTCAAAACCATCTTTAATATCCAGTAG
- the sp100.1 gene encoding nuclear body protein SP140-like protein isoform X1 has protein sequence MDPLDFFTNEELIRFFHYKKTEMSCMEQPNTFLNQLRDYDLVPEKLYKKVIRMRCKEKKKDGVYEILDRLEKERSDEVKVFWRCVFHDHILQKYPVLSVLRNSLMDGSYKSCVKRPDSEELTDSPQSEENTAKRQRQRSKRKKSVDEAEDDEQPGPSSSSSSSQQKSPKKLKFSSPVKRGEKVNIWTFALFKTQLPVTCGDKEATLYRDKLAKGGACLLSQGRWFTPSDFEQFAGKGSYKNWKLSIRCQNTPLQNLIKEGHLNCPRMKRKYVQKSQKQLFTQSSSESSSPTSSEEMEESVGQEELRGEQDEEEEQEEEEDDDEEEEEGGETEEGEAVDLSEFQAPSLPVSCGSVSGVLFKSRFASGTRGKSIRTEECWFTPEEFMKQELTLTDGCWKRDIKCHGKTLSDLLPKILKVHSLLCKCDLCGPTEQELLDQDNDDECFICNSDGHLVCCDECPRAFHDKCHIPTLHAKELGNKWMCTYCVLKNSQCWWRHRTMTEEQALNSPVSQYIVHCDYLLLCMYKEDTQRVFSKDPSTMVRRYREFIAEPMWLDRVKDKLHSQKYETLRHFVSDISLIFQNCNTFNRDNHLIITMGSTLNQMFEQEFKTIFNIQ, from the exons ATGGATCCGTTAGACTTTTTTACGAATGAGGAGTTAATTCGTTTTTTTCACTACAAAAAGACGGAAATGTCCTGCATGGAGCAACCGAACACGTTCCTCAACCAGCTGCGAGACTATGATTTGGTCCCAGAAAAACTATATAAG AAGGTGATAAGGATGAGGTGtaaggagaagaaaaaggatGGTGTGTATGAGATTTTGGACaggctggagaaggagagaagtgACGAGGTGAAGGTGTTTTGGAGATGTGTATTCCACGACCACATCCTGCAGAAGTACCCAGTTCTGAGTGTTCTCAGAAACAGCCTGATGGACG GGTCTTACAAATCCTGTGTGAAACGCCCTGATTCAGAGGAGTTGACTGACTCACCTCAGAGTgaagaaaacacagcaaagaggcagagacaaagaagcaagagaaagaaaagtgttGATGAGGCTGAGGATGATGAGCAGCCCGGCccatcctcttcttcctcctccagcCAACAGAAAAGCCCCAAGAAGCTCAAATTCT cttcTCCAGttaagagaggagagaaggtgaaTATTTGGAcatttgctctttttaaaaCTCAGCTACCTGTTACCTGTGGAGATAAAGAAGCCACTCTCTATCGAGACAAGCTGGCTAAAG GGGGCGCATGCCTTCTTTCACAGGGCCGCTGGTTCACTCCGTCTGACTTTGAGCAGTTTGCAGGAAAGGGCAGCTATAAGAACTGGAAACTCAGCATCCGTTGCCAGAACACTCCACTGCAGAACCTGATTAAG GAAGGCCACCTGAACTGCCCTCGCATGAAGAGGAAGTATGTTCAGAAG AGTCAAAAACAGCTCTTCACTCAGAGCTCCTCAGAAAGCTCCAGTCCTA CATCCAGTGAAGAAATGGAGGAATCTGTTGGCCAGGAGGAGCTGAGAGGGGAGCAAGACGAGGAGGaggaacaagaagaagaagaagatgatgatgaagaagaagaagaaggaggagagacagaggagggagaggcagTGGATTTGTCTGAGTTTCAGGCTCCTTCTTTGCCAGTCAGCTGTGGGTCTGTCAGTGGGGTTTTATTCAAAAGCAGATTTGCTTCAG GTACGCGGGGTAAAAGCATCCGTACTGAGGAATGTTGGTTCACTCCAGAGGAGTTTATGAAGCAGGAATTAACTCTGACAGATGGGTGCTGGAAAAGAGATATAAAATGTCACGGCAAAACACTAAGTGACCTACTTCCG AAGATTCTGAAGGTGCATTCACTGCTGTGCAAGTGTGACCTCTGCGGTCCTACAGAGCAGGAGCTG CTGGATCAAGATAATGATGATGAGTGCTTCATCTGTAACTCTGATGGACATTTGGTGTGTTGTGACGAGTGCCCCCGAGCTTTTCATGATAAATGCCACATACCAACTCTACATGCCAAGGAACTggg CAACAAGTGGATGTGCACTTACTGTGTGCTGAAGAACAGTCAGTGTTGGTGGCGACACAGAACCATGACTGAAGAACAAGCTTTGAATAGTCCCGTTTCTCAGTACATTGTG CACTGTGACTATTtgctgttgtgtatgtataaggAGGACACACAGCGTGTGTTTAGTAAAGACCCCAGCACAATG GTGCGTAGGTACAGGGAATTCATCGCTGAGCCCATGTGGTTGGACAGAGTGAAGGACAAACTTCACAGTCAAAAATATGAAACACTGCGACACTTTGTGTCTGACATCAGTCTCATCTTCCAGAACTGTAACACCTTTAACAGG GATAATCATTTGATAATAACGATGGGATCCACACTAAACCAGATGTTTGAGCAGGAGTTCAAAACCATCTTTAATATCCAGTAG
- the cdc27 gene encoding cell division cycle protein 27 homolog — protein MTVLQEPVQAAVWHALNHYAYRDAVFLAERLYAEVHSEEALFLLATCYYRSGKAYKAYHLLKGHSCTTPQCKYLLAKCCVELSKLAEGEQILTGGVLNKQKSQDDIVTEFGDSSCFTLALLGQIYCKTDRLAKGAECYQRSLSENPFLWSPFESLCQIGERPDPEQIFRLTSLQSFSGGSGGGAPSFPMSPAHTPSHNMPHRQVDSVLMETPQDTLELNRLNLESSNSKYSSLNTDSSMSYIDSSVISPDSVPLSTGGSLLSKQVQNKPKSGRCLLGGTAALSPLTPSFGILPLDPSPGDPSYLQNYSHSGTGMEPPPPPGPPKKSVSRISQVGTKSVFSQSGNSREVIPNPFNQTQTTAPQTSTTPQVLSPTIAAPPNVQPRRSSRLFTSASSTAKENSKKLKMKFPTKIPNRKTKTKTGKGGVTPSSLNESIEILKLDSSMAEGKGNISSPQFQAFTLQKAAADGLMSLMRDIGRGYLALCSYNCREAISILSQLPAHHYNTGWVLGQIGRAHFELAEYMQAERIFSEVRRIESYRVEGMEIYSTTLWHLQKDVALSALSKELTDMDKNSPEPWCVAGNCFSLQREHDIAIKFFTRAIQVEPSFAYAYTLLGHELVLTEELEKALGCFRNAIRLNKRHYNAWYGLGMIYYKQEKFNLAEIHFKKALSINPQSSVLLCHIGVVQHALKKSDHALETLNRAISIDPKNPLCKFHRASILFANEKYKAALQELEELKQIVPKESLVYFLIGKVYKKLGQTHLALMNFSWAMDLDPKGANNQIKEAIDKRYLPDDEEPVTPDDYPFYSTEVEESQESSMTDADDTQLHTTESDEVL, from the exons ATGACGGTGTTGCAGGAACCTGTCCAG GCAGCTGTCTGGCACGCTCTAAACCACTATGCCTACAGAGACGCTGTGTTCCTGGCAGAGAGGCTCTATGCTGAAG TGCATTCAGAAGAGGCTCTCTTCCTCCTGGCTACATGTTACTATCGCTCTGGAAAGGCCTACAAGGCTTACCACCTCCTCAAAGGGCACAGCTGCACCACACCACAGTGCAAATACCTCCTCGCCAAGTGCTGCGTGGAACTCAGCAA gctgGCAGAGGGTGAGCAGATCCTCACGGGAGGAGTCctgaacaaacagaagagccaGGACGATATCGTGACCGAGTTCGGCGACTCATCCTGTTTCACACTGGCGCTGCTCGGGCAGATCTACTG taaaacagatCGCTTGGCTAAAGGGGCTGAATGTTACCAGAGGAGCCTGAGTGAGAATCCTTTCCTCTGGTCGCCCTTCGAGTCCCTCTGCCAAATTG GTGAGCGGCCAGATCCCGAGCAGATCTTCAGGTTAACCTCTCTGCAGAGCTTCAGCGGGGGCAGTGGAGGAGGTGCCCCCTCCTTCCCCATGAGCCCTGCCCACACCCCTAGCCATAACATGCCCCACCGGCAGGTTGACTCCGTTCTCATGGAGACGCCCCAGGACACCCTG GAACTGAACCGGCTCAATCTGGAGTCATCCAACTCGAAGTACTCCTCTCTTAACACAGACTCCTCTATGTCTTACATCGACTCCTCTGTCATCTCGCCTGACTCTGTGCCACTGAGCACGGGTGGCTCGCTGCTGTCCAAGCAGGTGCAGAACAAGCCCAAGAGCGGGCGCTGTCTACTTGGAGGCACTGCTGCCCTGAGCCCTCTCACCCCCAG TTTCGGAATCTTGCCCCTTGACCCTAGCCCAGGAGACCCCTCCTATCTGCAGAACTACAGTCACAGTGGGACAGGGATGGAGCCACCCCCACCACCTGGCCCACCAAAAAAG AGCGTCAGCAGAATCAGTCAAGTGGGGACGAAGTCGGTGTTTTCACAGAGTGGCAACAGCAGAGAGGTGATTCCAAATCCCTTTAACCAGACCCAGACTACTGCCCCACAGaccag TACTACGCCTCAAGTGCTGAGTCCCACCATTGCTGCTCCACCCAACGTGCAGCCGCGCCGGAGCTCCAGACTCTTCACCAGTGCCAGCTCCACTGCCAAG GAGAACAGCAAGAAGCTAAAGATGAAGTTCCCCACCAAGATCCCCAACAGGAAGACGAAGACAAAAACGGGGAAAGGGGGGGTCACCCCGTCCAGCCTGAACGAGAGCATCGAGATCCTGAAGCTGGACTCGTCCATGGCAGAGGGGAAGGGTAACATCAGCTCGCCCCAGTTTCAGGCCTTCACATTACAGAAGGCTGCAGCAG ATGGGCTGATGTCTCTGATGCGAGACATTGGCCGCGGCTACCTTGCCCTGTGCTCATACAACTGCAGGGAGGCCATCAGCATCCTCAGCCAGCTTCCTGCACACCACTACAACACAGGCTGGGTGCTGGGCCAGATCGGCCGCGCGCACTTTGAACTGGCAGAGTACATGCAG GCTGAGAGGATCTTCTCTGAAGTGCGGCGCATTGAAAGCTATCGGGTGGAAGGGATGGAAATCTACTCTACTACACTATGGCACCTACAGAAAGATGTGGCGCTCTCTGCACTGTCTAAAGAGCTTACTGACATGGACAAAAATTCACCAGAG CCCTGGTGCGTAGCTGGGAACTGTTTCAGTCTGCAGCGGGAACACGACATAGCCATCAAGTTTTTCACACGGGCCATTCAGGTGGAGCCAAGCTTTGCCTATGCCTACACCCTGCTGGGGCATGAGCTGGTGCTGAcggaggagctggagaaagcCCTGGGTTGTTTCCGCAATGCCATTCGGCTAAATAAGCGCCACTATAATGCCTG GTATGGCTTGGGAATGATCTACTACAAGCAGGAGAAGTTTAACCTGGCTGAGATTCATTTCAAGAAGGCTTTGAGTATTAACCCCCAGAGCTCTGTGCTACTCTGCCACATTGGAGTG GTCCagcatgcattaaaaaaatcagaCCATGCTCTAGAGACCCTGAACAGAGCAATTAGCATTGACCCCAAGAACCCACTATGCAAATTTCACAGGGCCTCTATTCTCTTTGCTAATGAAAAATACAAG GCAGCTCTGCAGGAGCTTGAAGAGCTAAAACAGATAGTGCCCAAAGAGTCCCTCGTTTACTTTTTAATAGGAAAG GTCTATAAGAAGCTTGGTCAGACACACTTGGCCTTGATGAACTTTTCCTGGGCCATGGACCTAGACCCCAAAGGGGCCAACAATCAGATCAAAGAGGCCATAGACAAGCGTTACCTCCCTGATGATGAGGAGCCCGTCACCCCCGATGACTACCCCTTCTACTCAA CGGAAGTTGAGGAGTCACAGGAGAGCAGTATGACTGATGCAGATGACACACAACTTCACACCACTGAGAGTGATGAAGTCCTGTAA